In the genome of Acanthopagrus latus isolate v.2019 chromosome 4, fAcaLat1.1, whole genome shotgun sequence, the window attaaaagctTAAATATCACTACTGGACATCTTTCCGTGTAGGTCTTAACCACATTTGGTCTCAACAGGACCACTAACGATGATGGACGCTGCCCAGGACTCATCACAAAAGAAGCGTTTACAGCAGGAGTGTATAGAATTCGTTTTGAGACTGCTCAGTACTGGGAGAGTTTAGGAGAGACGTGCTTTTACCCGTATGCTGAGGTGAGGAACTCTTATGTCTTCACATATTGACATCCTCAACTACCAttctcaggctgctgctgcttctgttttcaaCACTTGCAGTGTTATAAGTGAATTTGTGTCCACATTTGATCTGCAATGACCTGTGATCTAACCTGCTGACAATactcttcttttgtttgttgttttgatgcagaTTGTCTTCACTATAAACAACTCAGACCAAAAGTACCACATTCCCTTGATCCTGAGCCGTTTCTCTTATAGCACATACAGAGGAAGCTAGAGAGCAGGGGTGATGGTGCTCCTGAGGGACAGAACATTCATCTCTTGACAAGCTCCACTTGAATTGCTCCTCCATTTGAATAATGATGTTATAATCAATATAACTTGTTCgcaattaaacattaaacaaaaaactgaggTTGTTTAttgtcaaatgtgttttctttttcaaggcATGCAGGCGAATCCATCTGATGAACTTTTTTCAAAGCACCATCTCTCTTTTCATAGCTGAGTGAAATTCACATCTTGTATAAAtaccaataaataaatactattAAGTGTACTCTGTTCTCAAGAAGAAGCACCCACATAGCTCTGTTAAtacatgacatttttaaaggaacactATATAGTTTAGGGAAGTGAACATTTACTGATTTtcgtgactgaataaactgagtaaacGAACTGTCAAAGGTAGActcaatttcatactgttttactttgtatatatttataggACCCTTTCTAGAAGCCACTTTCTAGCTTGCAGCATTGTCATGTCAACCTTGTCATGTCAATCAATGTTCCCAAACTAGTGCACTTAATCCCATTCTTAacaaatgtacatatttgtcaaaaaatattatatataaatcactctttaatatgaaaatgttataGCTGACACATTTCTCAGTGAGAGACCTGTCacaactttcttttctttgctaaGCCTTTCCTCCTCTGCGCTCGATTGCTTTTGCCTGCGTGTCAGATCGGTTTATTCGATGTCGATTGCACTCCCCTGAGTTCGACAGGGCCTTGCTTCTGATGGGAGGTTAGGGTGCGTTTTATTACGTTAACACATAATTTTTTCGGTCTTTTGGGTACACATTACTTGAGTAAACCATGGCGGACGACGAACTGGAGGCAATTAGGCGGCAAAGAATGGCGGAACTCCAGGCAAAGCAAGGGGTAAGAACAAAACATGAGCTCGGAAGCGTGTTTGCGGCCGCCTTATAAGGAGATGCTGGGTTCAGTCTGCTGCTAGCTAGTGTGGCTAAACCAGTCACCACAACTCAACTAAACTGTCACTcggaatatatatatatatatatatatatatatatatatatatatatatatatatatatatatatatatatatatatatgtagctCAAATGCGAGACCCGTACCAGTTGTAAATTTGGTGTTATTACATCAGGAGTTAGCGAGAAGAATCTCAGTAACAGCCAGCATCATCTCACTGGCACTGCTAGCTTTGTGTCAGCTCACACCCCTCCGATAATGACAGCGTTAGCAAAGCAAATgtgctgttaaaatgtaaagactCGTACAAAAATGTGCCAAAAATGAGTGATAATGGCCATGTTTCTAAGTAGATTGGTAAGCTCAGTTGGTATTGGATTTTTCCTGATGTGACGAGGCAGGATAGTATCTTAAACATAATTATTTATGTACTTAATAATGAACACATGCATTACGAATCTGTTAGTGGTATCTACTTTGTTACATGACAGCAGACATGTATATTTATTTCACATAAAGCCTTGATATTGGGTTtgatatgaataaaatatagGGGTTTATTTGAAACAGATTGTTAAATCAGTGCTGTCAGTCTTTGCACACACATTGTGTTCTGTTAGTGGATCTAAATCTTACTCACAATGCTCAGCAGGTCTCTGATCGATTAATTGGTGGGGTCACTCTTTTGGACGATGTTAGCTCCTTATAGATGAACTGGTATCAGCCTATATAGCTTCACTACCAGTGAAGCAACCAGACACTGCAGAACAGAAAGGCCAAAGGCGTATTCGAGGTAATTTGGAAACGGTGTCACCATTACATAGTTTGCCCACCAGAGAGTTCTGGGAAggtatttttgtactttatacATGTCCAACTCAGGAGACAGCCCACTTCACACTCCTCAAAATGAGTTAGTGATATTGggatatttattttcactcattGGTGTATTCTGTAacatatctgaatttttattttgtgctttgtaaatatttttgcatAAATGCACCCATATCCCATTATCCCTAACCAATTTTGAGTAGTGTATGCCTTGATCGAATACTCAATGACTTCATATAAGCGATctacatgaaaaaaagatatatacTTGTgcttaaacatttattttagctGATATAGTATATAGAATTTAGTAAACTGTTATAACTCAGTAGTATCTGCCTCAATAATCACACAATCATAAGTGCTTGTTGCTCAGGACTCTTGATTCCTTCATCTCCAAACACAAAATTTCCACAGACTGAATATCAGAATTGGTTTCAGTATTTGTGAAACTAGTTTTCAGGGTGTGTGGCAAAAttcctttgaaaaacagaatacaatttgtgttttattttgtttgtggaaAACTATTTAACATACATATAATATGCGTTTATACAAACTTACATTATTTAGAAAATAACTAGGTACTAAACTACAACTAAATACTAGAAATTTGAATGTAAGGGCAGTAACTAAACTTTTCTGAAAGCAGACTAGTAATATTGGTCCGAGACACTAAAATACAACACATCAATATACAACAATATACTTGTGGGACATTTttcaatgttgaaatgtcaaatcTTTTGAAAAGCAAACAGTACTGTGCATTAGGATGGAAGCAAAATTTGCGAGATTTAGCTTATATATCGATATATGGACATTAACACAAGGTTATTGAACTTACAGATCGATGTTGGTGACTTCAACCAAAATATTGTATACAGACATCTAACAAGTGACATCTCTACACTCACCTGGCTCGAGCTTTTCCAACGTCAAGGGATATAACTggtgttaaaatgtctttcctTATGAGGTTATACATCTTGCAATAAGTTGAATGCAGAAATGCAACATGTATGTGATGGTTCTGTCTCACGTGTTCTTTCAGGATTCTTCTAATAATCAGCAAGGAGAGGAGGCCAAACAAAGGTatgatgtttatatttatttagaaGCTTACTACTAAATctgtacatatatacagtacagtttGCTTTTGAATCAACTAAAGATTGAAAACAAGGTTATGAACACTGGCTGTCGTATTAAACATGTCAGTGGAACTGTGGGTCCAAGCTTGTGTTCTGATGGCTTGAGagtttaataaatgtgttttcctgtatTCCTTTACTTGGTCCTAGCTCTGGATCCAAACAATAGTAGGTAGTACTGATGTggtaatatttttatttcttatttgcagagaaacagacatgAGGAACTCTATATTGGCTCAAGTTCTGGACCAATCTGCCCGTGCCAGATGTAAGTGTGTTATATTCATTGTTTTCCCTGTTGATCCCTCTGAAATTGAATCATGCTCTTGTAGAACCAAAAgatatcatttaaaatgtgtatttatttagcatattaaaagttattttaactCTAATGAAAGTAtcaaatatgatttattaatatatcTAAGCCCACTTAGATATCAGTTTTGAATAAGCATCCAGTGTTCCACTGACACTATATTGTATAATGAATAGGTTGTGATGTACTTGTAAATACCCATAACATGTGGTCACAAGGTGATACATTTAATTACCTTTTTTCAGTGAGCAATCTTGCTTTGGTGAAGCCAGAGAAGGCCAATGCAGTTGAAAACTATCTCATTCAAATGGCTCGTTTTGGGAAGTTAGGAGGAAAGGTAAGAAAATGTAGCTCTGATACCTCGACACGCTAATGTTGTCGATGTGCTTCATCATGCCAGCAGTGCAATGACTGGATTTTGCCTTTTGTCAGATTTCAGAAGCAGGCTTGATTGAGATTCTGGAAAAAGTCAGTCagcaaacagagaagaagacgaCCGTCAAAGTATGTTTCACTGAAGTGTCACCTATGTTCTGATTCGTAATCAAGTCACTTGTCCATCTTACAGAACTTGTGCTCTCTGCTTGTCAGTTCAACAGACGGAGGGTGATGGACTCCGATGATGAGGATGATTACTAACTCTTAACTGGAGCCTCAGGATACACCAAGAAAAGAAGCGGCATTTGCTTTACTGGGACTCTGGTAGCATCTTTGACTGGCTGAATCCTGGGATGCCACACTagcatctgtttgtctctggagACTACATACAGAGAGGGAAGAGCAACAAATTGGGGTTTACGTTGCTGCATAATTGGTGGGGAGTACAATGCACACAGTGTCAAATAAGGTGTTCTTTTGTCATCAAGTTTCTACAAATGTGCTTGTGTTGTACCCCTGGCAGTTTTTGACACTGTTTGACTCCTCTACTCCCTCTTAGTGATTTCGCTCTTTTTTTCACCATGGTTGACTTCAAACACAAGAAGCTAGATGAAGTGCAAAATGTACTGTTGCTGGTATATTTTATCTAGACTGCTCTGTGGATATCATACATTGTTCTGTATTCAAGGCCAGCATGGATGTTGCacttgaatattttctttttgttgacatGTACTTCAAaggtttacataaaaaaaaaaaaataaataataaaaaaggccttaaattcaaatgtttgtttttctagtgAAACATTACTAAAATAATCTGTTATTAAATGAATATTGTGTTCAACCATTTAGAAACAGTTTCACTTTTGGGTTTTCACACATAATAGATCCATTGGGTCAGGGCACACAATTACCCCAACTATGAATATGTTCAATGCAAGAACAGGAAACTTTGCAGCATCATCACACAGTATCCTCACCACCGGGGAAAATGCTGACTTACTTGTTacttcatgttctttttttttctttcttttttttgaatcAACAATCTCATGTTTTGGatttcaaacaacaataaacagatTCTCAAATGTGAACcttcttttgaaataaaaaatacgGAGGAGAAGCTTGATTTGCTCTGTGTCAAGTCCAATAACGCTTTGTTTCCACAGCCAACACATGCCATAATTGAATAAACCAAAGGAACAGTTTATAACCACTGCATTCCTTTGAATTCGCTGCAGTGGACAGAGCTCTACAGTCATATTCATTATTACTTACACTGATATACAATTTAGCCATATGTTATCAAAAGAAGTAACTGGCTAAATGGTTTGCTCATCACCATTAATGGAAGGATTTTTCAAAACCTTTACTTAAATGAAACTGAACTATTACAAAAAGTTCAATAACAAAGGTCCCtgcaattttaaaaagaatgttTAATTCAAAGTAAAACTATTACCCACTTTATCTAATAAAAGTACTTAATTTAGACAGTATGTGGGCATAATTGTTCGCAAGCTTATTTTGACTGTGTATACCGCTTTTTAGTTTAATGTACAGCTTTTTATAGTCATAAGGTCATCAAATGTAGTGGTATGTATCCAGTGTATCTGTGAAATGAATGTAGTTGAACAACAAGCTTTTGACAGTTCAGCTTTGGAAATGAGTCGTATTATAAATTAGcataaaatatatgaaatggAAAAGCTCGAGTACAATTTCCTCAAAAGTGTGCTGATTTGAAAGTAATTAGTCGGCTACTACTTTCAACCACTATCCCACTGAATTTAAATTGTTTACTTGTATTTATCTCACTACAGCTTTCATCATttacaatatgtgtttttttgtttgtttgtttgtttgtttgtttcttaaattACCCAATCATCATGACTTTACCCGTTGTCAGGATTTTATCAACTATATTTCATATCATCTAGTTGTGGGATGGGCTCTGTCATTGCCCCATTTTCGCACGACCGTGGTCAGATGACTTCTCATTGGCTGTTGCGACTGCTTAATCCAAACGTCTGGGCTGTGATTGGTGGCGGGGTTAGCCACGTGTTCACCATCGGCCAATAGAGAGAGAGCTCGAGGAAACATCGTAGTGAGGTTGAGTAGTGCTAGCTAAACTGACACTGCTAAACACAGAGTAGCCTTGCAGAGGGTATTTCAGGATATTCACGTAGTTCTATTAATAAGAAAATCGGTTTCCATACACAGCAACGTCCGAGGAGAGTATGGACAAGACAAAGATAGCAACATGCACCGCTCCTGTGAATATAGCGGTCATAAAATACTGTAAGTATCGTCTTGAGCCTCTTGTAGACACGTTTGTAGCTTTTGAACTCAATGAAACCTAAACCCTGCCTAATCGTcaatacatgtttttctcttatgGTGACTTgtgttgtctttctctctggaCAATGAAAGAGTGAATTTAGTGTTGAGCAAGTTCAGACTGCAGTTAcgaaacttttttctttttcagggggaaagagagatgaagaaTTAATCCTACCCATCAATTCTTCTCTGAGTGTCACACTGCATCAAGACCAGGTAATTAAGTAAACTGCATTATGGGCAGTCAGCTGATTAAAGTGTTATTGTTCCTGTCCAGACCTGCTAAGGTGAggtacagctgtgtgtgtatataaactCAGTGAATAAAACTGTAGAAGGAAGCTCATTCAGTTGGGCTTGTCTTGACTTATTTGTTTTGATAGTGTAGGTTCAGGTGATCAGTCcttaaatatgtatgtttacTTGTGTTATTTTATGCATTAGGGCTGTCAATAAcgattttttttgtcagcattCTCAGTGAATCACATAGCTACATTGTCTAATGTCAGAAAATTAAATTGTCTAGTAGTGTTttccactgtcacacaggagtAAAGACAACAGAAGATATTCACACGGAAGAAGCAAAGATATTTGCTTCTTAAAATACTCATATTGTGATGTGTGATGCACACATCACAATTTGAGTTGAGGCTGAAGTTGTCACGTCTGGCATTGTATAAATGATATGCACTTTGACACACATCTGCCTTGTCCTTCTCCATCTGTTCAGCTGAAAACAACCACGACAGTCGCAACCAGCAGATCATTTCAAGAAGATCGAATATGGCTCAATGGCAAAGAGGAGGATATAACCCATCCTAGACTACAGTCCTGCCTGAGAGAGAGTGAGTCCTGTCCATTTTACTTTCCACAAAAACCAGGACGGAGAGAGTGATGCTAACTAAGTaattttttcctgtgttttgtatTTAGTTCGACGATTAGCAAGGAAGAGACGTAATGACAGTGACCCTAGTTTGGATTTGTCTCACAAAGTCCACATCTGCTCTGTTAACAACTTCCCCACTGCTGCTGGTCTCGCCTCCTCAGCAGCTGGATTCGCTTGTCTTGGTGAGCTCTGTTTTAATGCATGACTGACATAACAGCTAAGGACTCTAGAGTACAAATGCACATTATTCAGTGTACAATATCTGTCTCATATTTGGTCCAGTCTCTGCTCTTACTCCCTCTTTTGTGCCTGTGTTGCAGTGTACACTCTGGCCCGGGTGTTCGGTGTAGAGGGGGAGTTGTCTGGCATAGCTCGACAGGGCTCAGGAAGCGCATGTCGGAGTATGTATGGAGGGTTTGTCCAGTGGATCATGGGGCAGAAAGACGATGGCAAGGACAGTATAGCCCAGCAGGTGGAGCCAGAGACTCACTGGCCTGAGCTCAGAATCCTTGTGCTTGTGGTGGGTCAGGATTTCTGTGTTATATTGTGAAAgtataaatgacattttttctaCATAAAATGTAGAGAAGCCATCATGAGTAGTTGcacaaaatgcactttttcatTCCACATGGTAAGAAAGATTCCACTAAAGCTTATTAATGCACTTTGTCACAGGCCAGTGCTGAGAGAAAGCCAGTGGGCAGCACCTCTGGGATGCAAACCAGTGTACAAACGAGCTGTCTTTTAAAGGTAGCTTTTTCAAACTCACTTTTTTCATTGTACTAACTCTGTCCTGCTAACTTACTGTCTGTTAAAATTGGAGATCATTTTCATGTACactgtgtgcgcgtgtgtgtgttcagcaccGAGCTGAGTGTGTTGTTCCAGGCCGGATGGTAGAGATGATTGAGGCGGTGCGAAGAAGGGACTTTGCTGGGTTTGCTGAACTAACCATGAAGGACAGTAACCAGTTCCATGCCACCTGCCTTGACACATACCCTCCCATCTTCTACCTCAACAGTGTGTCTCAACAGGTCATCAATTTGGTACATCGGTATAACAGACACTACGGGGAGACAAGGGTGAGCAACTTTACACTTCTGTCAGAAAATATCTATTTAGCAGTTCTATTCGTTGTGGTTAAATCCTGCTTTCTCTTTATTCACTTTTCTCTTATGTTATAAATGTG includes:
- the LOC119018361 gene encoding 5-hydroxyisourate hydrolase-like isoform X1, which produces MSAKRLQQLKGHILPENKITAMAGSPSPLTTHVLNTGMGVPGSNMALSLHRQNPSTKVWSLITTGTTNDDGRCPGLITKEAFTAGVYRIRFETAQYWESLGETCFYPYAEIVFTINNSDQKYHIPLILSRFSYSTYRGS
- the pdcd5 gene encoding programmed cell death protein 5 translates to MADDELEAIRRQRMAELQAKQGDSSNNQQGEEAKQRETDMRNSILAQVLDQSARARLSNLALVKPEKANAVENYLIQMARFGKLGGKISEAGLIEILEKVSQQTEKKTTVKFNRRRVMDSDDEDDY
- the mvda gene encoding diphosphomevalonate decarboxylase produces the protein MDKTKIATCTAPVNIAVIKYWGKRDEELILPINSSLSVTLHQDQLKTTTTVATSRSFQEDRIWLNGKEEDITHPRLQSCLREIRRLARKRRNDSDPSLDLSHKVHICSVNNFPTAAGLASSAAGFACLVYTLARVFGVEGELSGIARQGSGSACRSMYGGFVQWIMGQKDDGKDSIAQQVEPETHWPELRILVLVASAERKPVGSTSGMQTSVQTSCLLKHRAECVVPGRMVEMIEAVRRRDFAGFAELTMKDSNQFHATCLDTYPPIFYLNSVSQQVINLVHRYNRHYGETRVTYTFDAGPNAVIFILQQHVPEFVQVVQHFFPPETNGGQFIKGLPVKSASLSGELKQAIGLEPMPKGISYIISTKAGPGPRVVEDPAQHLLGSDGLPKETV
- the LOC119018361 gene encoding 5-hydroxyisourate hydrolase-like isoform X2, with product MAGSPSPLTTHVLNTGMGVPGSNMALSLHRQNPSTKVWSLITTGTTNDDGRCPGLITKEAFTAGVYRIRFETAQYWESLGETCFYPYAEIVFTINNSDQKYHIPLILSRFSYSTYRGS